The following are encoded together in the Ictalurus punctatus breed USDA103 chromosome 1, Coco_2.0, whole genome shotgun sequence genome:
- the fabp4b gene encoding fatty acid binding protein 4b translates to MEQFMGTWKLTASENFDEYMKAVGISFASRQIANLAKPSLLFSINDQGLISMKSSTTFKTVEIKFRLDEEFDEITADDRQAKTVMKLVDGKLIQVQTWEGKSTTIEREVQSGKLIVKCIMNDVVSMRTYQREE, encoded by the exons ATGGAACAGTTCATGGGTACATGGAAATTAACTGCAAGTGAGAATTTTGATGAATACATGAAGGCTGTAg GAATTAGTTTTGCGTCTAGGCAAATCGCCAATTTGGCCAAGCCAAGTCTGTTATTCAGCATCAATGATCAGGGGCTCATATCGATGAAATCCTCAACCACCTTCAAGACAGTGGAAATAAAATTCCGGTTGGATGAGGAATTTGATGAGATCACTGCAGATGACAGGCAGGCGAAA ACTGTTATGAAACTGGTGGATGGTAAACTAATTCAAGTACAGACCTGGGAAGGCAAGAGCACAACAATTGAAAGAGAAGTTCAGAGTGGGAAATTGATAGTG aAATGCATCATGAATGACGTGGTCTCTATGAGGACATATCAGAGAGAAGAGTGA
- the stmn2a gene encoding stathmin-2a — translation MDKIAVAYKEKMKELSMFSLICSCFNPRLQKNLDAKTDFMEVKPINKRASGQAFEVILKPPSPVSDVAHSIASPPKKRDISLEDIQKKLEAAEDRRKSQEAQVLRALAEKREHERDVLFKAMEENNNFSRMAEEKLIFKMEQNSENRRAHMAAMLERLHEKEQRAAVVRRNKELREELTA, via the exons ATGGACAAAATCGCTGTCG CATACAAAGAAAAGATGAAGGAGCTATCCATGTTCTCACTCATATGCTCCTGTTTTAACCCAAGGCTACAGAAAAACCTGGACGCCAAGACAGACT TCATGGAGGTGAAGCCCATAAACAAACGGGCCTCGGGTCAGGCTTTCGAGGTGATCCTGAAGCCCCCTTCTCCAGTGTCAGATGTGGCTCACAGTATCGCATCCCCTCCCAAGAAGAGGGACATCTCTCTGGAAGACATTCAGAAGAAACTGGAGGCCGCTGAAGACCGCAGGAAA TCTCAAGAGGCCCAGGTGCTGAGAGCTCTGGCTGAGAAACGAGAGCACGAGCGAGACGTGCTCTTCAAAGCCATGGAAGAGAACAACAACTTCAGCAGGATGGCCGAGGAGAAGctcatttttaaaatggagCAAAACTCCGAGAACCGCAGGGCTCacatggcggccatgttggaGCGCCTGCATGAGAAG GAGCAACGTGCTGCTGTGGTCCGCAGAAACAAGGAGCTGAGAGAAGAGCTCACAGCGTGA
- the mrps2 gene encoding 28S ribosomal protein S2, mitochondrial, giving the protein MAAGILTKVVHGVRSARLVGAVFSNNSRTFTTAAKPTAAFHKEDADVNDKIMTFPLTQPDFFSVSELFTLKDLFEARVHLGHKKGCRHRLMEPYLFGTRLDMDIIDLEQTTSHLQQALNFTAHVVYRGGIVLFVSRRRQFMHLIESTAQQCGEYAHARYWQGGVLTNANATGVRLPDLIVFLCTQNSVFQTHTGVRDAAKVNIPTVGIIDSDCDPSLITYPVPGNDDTPSAVELYCRLFRVAINRAKDKRKQMELLKGI; this is encoded by the exons ATGGCTGCGGGGATACTAACTAAAG TAGTCCATGGTGTGAGGAGTGCTCGGCTGGTGGGAGCTGTGTTCTCCAACAACAGCCGCACATTCACCACTGCTGCCAAACCCACAGCTGCTTTTCACAAAGAAGATGCTG ATGTGAATGATAAGATCATGACCTTTCCTCTGACCCAGCCGGACTTCTTCAGCGTGTCTGAGCTCTTTACTCTAAAGGACCTGTTTGAGGCCCGAGTCCACCTTGGTCACAAGAAAGGCTGCCGGCACAG ACTTATGGAGCCCTATCTGTTTGGTACACGCTTGGACATGGACATCATTGACCTGGAGCAGACGACCTCCCACCTACAGCAGGCTCTGAACTTCACAGCACATGTGGTTTACCGCGGTGGGATCGTGCTCTTTGTAAGTCGCCGGCGCCAGTTCATGCACCTGATTGAATCTACGGCACAACAATGCGGCGAATACGCTCACGCCCGCTACTGGCAGGGTGGCGTGCTCACCAATGCCAATGCCACTGGGGTGCGCCTACCTGACCTCATAGTCTTCCTCTGTACACAAAACAGTGTCTTCCAGACACACACTGGTGTACGTGATGCTGCCAAGGTCAACATTCCTACAGTGGGCATCATCGACTCAGACTGTGACCCAAGCCTCATTACATATCCAGTGCCGGGCAACGATGACACTCCGTCTGCGGTGGAGCTGTACTGCCGTCTGTTCAGAGTGGCTATTAATAGGGCAAAGGACAAGAGGAAGCAAATGGAGCTGCTCAAGGGGatatga
- the LOC108261810 gene encoding uridine phosphorylase 1 isoform X2, with product MHSGFSEERNGEQCERSICVNNPNLESMKEDILYHLNLDTASHDFLKEFGDVKFVCVGGSPWRMKSFTEYIAKELGLEDPKGEYPNICEGTDRYAMYKVGPILSVSHGMGIPSISIMLHELIKLLYHARCTDVTIVRIGTSGGIGLQPGTVVVTKQSVDAMFLPRFEQVVLGKTVVRSTELDLELAEELLQCGKELAEFETVIGNTMCTLDFYEGQARLDGAFCSYTEEEKQNYLSEAYAAGVRNIEMESCVFAAMCKLSNIRAAVVCVTILDRQKGDQLSSSHEVMQNYQQRPQILTGLYIKKKLKTFKKI from the exons ATGCATTCGGGTTTCAGCGAGGAGAGAAATGGGGAGCAGTGTGAAAG GTCCATATGTGTTAACAATCCTAATTTGGAGTCTATGAAAGAAGACATACTGTACCATCTCAATCTGGACACAGCCAGTCATGACTTCCTGAAAGAGTTTGGGGATGTTAAA tttGTATGTGTAGGGGGAAGTCCATGGAGGATGAAGTCTTTCACAGAGTACATTGCTAAAGAGCTGGGCCTAGAAGATCCAAAAGGAGAGTACCCAAACATCTGTGAGGGAACAGATCGCTATGCCATGTACAAAGTAGGACCTATACTGTCTGTTAGT CATGGCATGGGCATTCCATCCATCTCAATAATGTTACATGAGCTTATCAAACTCCTCTATCATGCCCGCTGCACTGATGTCACTATCGTGCGCATTGGGACCTCTGGCGGAATAG GTCTGCAGCCAGGCACAGTTGTGGTCACCAAGCAGTCAGTGGATGCCATGTTCCTGCCCCGCTTCGAGCAGGTGGTTCTGGGTAAGACGGTGGTGAGGAGCACGGAGCTGGACCTCGAGCTGGCAGAGGAGCTGCTACAGTGCGGCAAAGAGCTGGCGGAGTTTGAGACTGTCATTGGGAACACCATGTGCACTCTGGACTTCTACGAAG GTCAAGCTCGTTTGGACGGGGCTTTCTGTTCGTACACcgaagaggaaaaacaaaactacCTGTCCGAGGCATACGCAGCCGGAGTCCGCAACATTGAGATGGAATCTTGTGTTTTTGCTGCCATGTGCAAACTCAGTAATATACGAG CGGCTGTGGTGTGCGTGACCATTTTGGACCGGCAGAAAGGAGACCAGCTGAGCAGTTCTCATGAAGTCATGCAGAACTACCAACAAAGGCCACAGATCCTCACTGGCCTTTACAtcaaaaaaaagcttaaaaccTTCAAGAAGATTTAG
- the LOC108261810 gene encoding uridine phosphorylase 1 isoform X1: MRGHFIAIDVTVDCVLTSLCFCSTSLSKKKMHSGFSEERNGEQCERSICVNNPNLESMKEDILYHLNLDTASHDFLKEFGDVKFVCVGGSPWRMKSFTEYIAKELGLEDPKGEYPNICEGTDRYAMYKVGPILSVSHGMGIPSISIMLHELIKLLYHARCTDVTIVRIGTSGGIGLQPGTVVVTKQSVDAMFLPRFEQVVLGKTVVRSTELDLELAEELLQCGKELAEFETVIGNTMCTLDFYEGQARLDGAFCSYTEEEKQNYLSEAYAAGVRNIEMESCVFAAMCKLSNIRAAVVCVTILDRQKGDQLSSSHEVMQNYQQRPQILTGLYIKKKLKTFKKI, translated from the exons CCACATCTCTGTCCAAGAAGAAAATGCATTCGGGTTTCAGCGAGGAGAGAAATGGGGAGCAGTGTGAAAG GTCCATATGTGTTAACAATCCTAATTTGGAGTCTATGAAAGAAGACATACTGTACCATCTCAATCTGGACACAGCCAGTCATGACTTCCTGAAAGAGTTTGGGGATGTTAAA tttGTATGTGTAGGGGGAAGTCCATGGAGGATGAAGTCTTTCACAGAGTACATTGCTAAAGAGCTGGGCCTAGAAGATCCAAAAGGAGAGTACCCAAACATCTGTGAGGGAACAGATCGCTATGCCATGTACAAAGTAGGACCTATACTGTCTGTTAGT CATGGCATGGGCATTCCATCCATCTCAATAATGTTACATGAGCTTATCAAACTCCTCTATCATGCCCGCTGCACTGATGTCACTATCGTGCGCATTGGGACCTCTGGCGGAATAG GTCTGCAGCCAGGCACAGTTGTGGTCACCAAGCAGTCAGTGGATGCCATGTTCCTGCCCCGCTTCGAGCAGGTGGTTCTGGGTAAGACGGTGGTGAGGAGCACGGAGCTGGACCTCGAGCTGGCAGAGGAGCTGCTACAGTGCGGCAAAGAGCTGGCGGAGTTTGAGACTGTCATTGGGAACACCATGTGCACTCTGGACTTCTACGAAG GTCAAGCTCGTTTGGACGGGGCTTTCTGTTCGTACACcgaagaggaaaaacaaaactacCTGTCCGAGGCATACGCAGCCGGAGTCCGCAACATTGAGATGGAATCTTGTGTTTTTGCTGCCATGTGCAAACTCAGTAATATACGAG CGGCTGTGGTGTGCGTGACCATTTTGGACCGGCAGAAAGGAGACCAGCTGAGCAGTTCTCATGAAGTCATGCAGAACTACCAACAAAGGCCACAGATCCTCACTGGCCTTTACAtcaaaaaaaagcttaaaaccTTCAAGAAGATTTAG
- the LOC108261810 gene encoding uridine phosphorylase 1 isoform X3 has protein sequence MDGWIDDLRSICVNNPNLESMKEDILYHLNLDTASHDFLKEFGDVKFVCVGGSPWRMKSFTEYIAKELGLEDPKGEYPNICEGTDRYAMYKVGPILSVSHGMGIPSISIMLHELIKLLYHARCTDVTIVRIGTSGGIGLQPGTVVVTKQSVDAMFLPRFEQVVLGKTVVRSTELDLELAEELLQCGKELAEFETVIGNTMCTLDFYEGQARLDGAFCSYTEEEKQNYLSEAYAAGVRNIEMESCVFAAMCKLSNIRAAVVCVTILDRQKGDQLSSSHEVMQNYQQRPQILTGLYIKKKLKTFKKI, from the exons atggatggatggatagatgaccTGAG GTCCATATGTGTTAACAATCCTAATTTGGAGTCTATGAAAGAAGACATACTGTACCATCTCAATCTGGACACAGCCAGTCATGACTTCCTGAAAGAGTTTGGGGATGTTAAA tttGTATGTGTAGGGGGAAGTCCATGGAGGATGAAGTCTTTCACAGAGTACATTGCTAAAGAGCTGGGCCTAGAAGATCCAAAAGGAGAGTACCCAAACATCTGTGAGGGAACAGATCGCTATGCCATGTACAAAGTAGGACCTATACTGTCTGTTAGT CATGGCATGGGCATTCCATCCATCTCAATAATGTTACATGAGCTTATCAAACTCCTCTATCATGCCCGCTGCACTGATGTCACTATCGTGCGCATTGGGACCTCTGGCGGAATAG GTCTGCAGCCAGGCACAGTTGTGGTCACCAAGCAGTCAGTGGATGCCATGTTCCTGCCCCGCTTCGAGCAGGTGGTTCTGGGTAAGACGGTGGTGAGGAGCACGGAGCTGGACCTCGAGCTGGCAGAGGAGCTGCTACAGTGCGGCAAAGAGCTGGCGGAGTTTGAGACTGTCATTGGGAACACCATGTGCACTCTGGACTTCTACGAAG GTCAAGCTCGTTTGGACGGGGCTTTCTGTTCGTACACcgaagaggaaaaacaaaactacCTGTCCGAGGCATACGCAGCCGGAGTCCGCAACATTGAGATGGAATCTTGTGTTTTTGCTGCCATGTGCAAACTCAGTAATATACGAG CGGCTGTGGTGTGCGTGACCATTTTGGACCGGCAGAAAGGAGACCAGCTGAGCAGTTCTCATGAAGTCATGCAGAACTACCAACAAAGGCCACAGATCCTCACTGGCCTTTACAtcaaaaaaaagcttaaaaccTTCAAGAAGATTTAG